The Apium graveolens cultivar Ventura chromosome 11, ASM990537v1, whole genome shotgun sequence genome has a window encoding:
- the LOC141695072 gene encoding transmembrane 9 superfamily member 11-like, giving the protein MDLFDHFMKWVVICWLIVPFVDGFYLPGSFPHNYNVGDQLAVKVNSLTSIDTEIPYQYYSLPFCKPLEGVKDSAENLGELLMGDRIESSPYRFQMYTNATEIFLCKTGPLSADQFKMLKERIDEMYQVNMNLDNLPAIRYMKKDNFVLRWTGYPVGIKIQDTYYMFNHLKFKVLVHKYEQTRVAGVIGTGDGAELITTNEKGGEGQPRGYMVVGFEVIPCSFQHDFKLADKLSMYNKYPAPIKCDPNTVSMPIKEGQPVAFSYEVEFEESDIKWPSRWDAYLKMEGAKVHWFSILNSLMVITFLAGIVLVIFLRTIRRDLARYEELDKEAQAQMNEELSGWKLVVGDVFRAPDNAEFLCVMVADGFRILGMAVATIFFAALGFMSPASRGALVTGMLMFYMFLGIIAGYVAVWLSRTISCDSCGWFSVSWRVACFFPGVAFLILTSLNSLLWGSHSTGAIPITTFLVLLLLWFCISVPLTLLGGLLGTRATRLEYPVRTNQIPREIPAQRFPSWALVLGAGTLPFGTLFIELFFIMSSIWLGRVYYVFGFLFVVVILLVVVCAEVSLVLTYMNLCVEDWRWWWKSFFASGSVALYIFLYSINYLIFDLKSLSGPISATLYLGYSLFMVIAIMLATGAIGFLTSFLFVHRLFSSVKID; this is encoded by the coding sequence ATGGATTTATTTGATCATTTTATGAAATGGGTAGTGATTTGTTGGCTGATTGTTCCATTTGTTGATGGCTTTTATCTCCCTGGTAGCTTTCCTCATAATTACAATGTAGGTGATCAGTTAGCTGTGAAAGTGAATTCTTTAACATCTATAGATACAGAGATTCCTTATCAATATTATAGTTTGCCATTTTGTAAGCCTTTAGAAGGTGTTAAGGATAGTGCTGAGAATCTTGGGGAGCTTCTTATGGGAGATCGAATCGAGAGTTCTCCTTACAGATTTCAGATGTACACGAATGCAACTGAGATCTTTCTGTGCAAAACTGGTCCTTTGTCAGCGGATCAGTTTAAGATGTTGAAAGAAAGGATTGATGAAATGTATCAGGTTAATATGAATCTTGATAACCTTCCTGCTATTAGGTACATGAAGAAGGATAATTTTGTTTTACGATGGACTGGTTACCCTGTCGGTATTAAGATTCAAGACACGTATTATATGTTTAATCATTTGAAGTTCAAGGTTTTGGTACATAAGTACGAGCAGACGAGGGTGGCTGGTGTTATCGGGACAGGGGATGGGGCTGAGTTGATTACTACTAATGAAAAAGGCGGTGAAGGACAGCCTCGTGGTTATATGGTTGTAGGATTTGAAGTAATCCCGTGCAGCTTTCAGCATGATTTTAAATTGGCAGATAAGCTAAGTATGTACAATAAGTACCCTGCCCCTATCAAGTGTGACCCTAATACAGTATCAATGCCTATAAAAGAAGGACAACCTGTTGCTTTTAGTTATGAAGTTGAATTTGAGGAGAGTGATATTAAGTGGCCTTCAAGATGGGATGCGTATTTGAAGATGGAAGGTGCAAAGGTACATTGGTTTTCGATACTTAATTCACTGATGGTGATCACTTTTCTTGCTGGAATAGTTCTTGTGATATTTTTAAGGACCATTCGTAGAGATTTGGCTAGGTACGAGGAGCTTGACAAGGAGGCTCAAGCACAGATGAACGAGGAATTGTCTGGGTGGAAGCTTGTGGTAGGAGATGTTTTCCGTGCTCCAGATAATGCAGAATTTCTCTGTGTAATGGTTGCAGATGGATTCCGTATTCTGGGAATGGCAGTAGCCACAATCTTCTTTGCTGCACTTGGTTTTATGTCTCCAGCTTCACGTGGAGCCCTGGTTACAGGAATGCTCATGTTCTACATGTTTTTGGGTATTATTGCTGGTTATGTTGCTGTTTGGCTGTCAAGGACGATTTCATGTGACAGCTGTGGATGGTTTTCTGTTTCGTGGAGAGTAGCCTGCTTCTTTCCGGGGGTTGCTTTTCTTATACTAACCTCACTGAATTCTCTTTTGTGGGGAAGTCACAGCACCGGGGCTATACCAATTACTACATTTTTAGTTCTACTTTTACTGTGGTTTTGCATTTCAGTGCCCCTTACCCTTTTGGGGGGACTGCTTGGTACTAGGGCTACACGTCTCGAATACCCAGTCCGCACGAATCAGATTCCACGTGAAATTCCAGCTCAAAGATTTCCTTCATGGGCTTTGGTTCTAGGAGCTGGGACACTCCCATTTGGAACACTCTTCATTGAGCTTTTCTTTATCATGTCTAGCATTTGGCTTGGCCGCGTTTATTATGTTTTTGGGTTTCTCTTTGTGGTAGTAATTCTTTTGGTGGTGGTGTGTGCTGAAGTATCTTTAGTGCTTACTTATATGAACCTTTGCGTTGAAGATTGGAGATGGTGGTGGAAATCATTCTTTGCATCTGGCTCTGTTGCCCTCTACATATTCCTGTACTCCATTAACTATCTGATTTTTGATCTTAAGAGCCTTAGCGGACCAATCTCGGCTACCCTCTACTTAGGCTATTCACTCTTCATGGTCATCGCAATTATGCTTGCAACAGGCGCCATTGGATTCTTAACTTCGTTCCTGTTTGTGCATCGCCTCTTTTCTTCAGTAAAGATAGATTAA
- the LOC141695073 gene encoding uncharacterized protein LOC141695073, giving the protein MEAMQRSVATKVYQDFVPPTEIVEEPQCNTLLVYLPGFKKEQLRVQLTKNKNLVISGEHPTGENTWKRFQKTIPIPVNCDSSKITAKFEDMILYITQPKLIAPVEKQDQKKPTRNHGDLTEEKQDQENPSSGKTTEHVDENEDPNKVEQVSDHKQAEKTDVERKETAEERVEKLGVKGNFFENVAEDSNDGKTVSDNIPEVEKTKTTTEIGKMDGQKHKTYFENFSTNMIVKKVTSLVIAILVAVAFGLHIYYLVGWGKKAVKQDL; this is encoded by the exons ATGGAAGCAATGCAGAGATCAGTAGCAACTAAAGTTTACCAGGATTTTGTTCCTCCTACAGAGATTGTAGAGGAGCCACAATGCAACACCCTCCTAGTCTATCTACCCG GTTTTAAAAAGGAGCAACTCAGAGTCCAGCTTACTAAAAACAAAAACCTTGTGATCAGCGGAGAACACCCTACTGGAGAAAATACTTGGAAGCGCTTTCAGAAGACAATCCCGATTCCTGTGAACTGTGACAGTAGCAAAATTACTGCCAAGTTTGAAGATATGATACTATACATCACACAGCCAAAACTGATAGCTCCTGTAGAGAAACAAGATCAGAAGAAACCAACAAGAAATCATGGAGATCTCACAGAAGAGAAACAAGATCAGGAAAATCCATCCAGTGGAAAAACTACTGAACATGTAGATGAGAATGAAGATCCAAACAAAGTCGAACAAGTATCAGATCACAAACAAGCTGAAAAAACAGATGTGGAAAGAAAAGAAACAGCAGAAGAACGTGTTGAAAAGCTTGGAGTAAAGgggaatttttttgaaaatgtTGCTGAGGATAGTAATGATGGTAAGACTGTCTCAGATAATATACCTGAGGTAGAGAAAACCAAAACTACAACAGAAATTGGAAAGATGGATGGCCAGAAACACAAAACTTATTTCGAGAACTTCTCTACAAATATGATTGTGAAGAAAGTAACCAGCCTCGTAATTGCTATTTTAGTGGCTGTTGCATTTGGTTTGCATATATACTATTTAGTTGGATGGGGAAAGAAAGCTGTAAAACAAGATCTGTAG